A genomic region of Colletotrichum destructivum chromosome 5, complete sequence contains the following coding sequences:
- a CDS encoding Putative BCP1 family protein, with protein sequence MGTKRERDEAKPAEDVKMADDSSDDEDFDVVNVDFEWFNFDPEIDFQGTKTLLRQLLDVDSTLFNISGLADLILSQPTIGSTVKVDSKENDAYALTTVLNIKEHSQKPEMAELAKYIIDKAQTNAALAPVPQVINGGAQVGLVISERLINMPSEIAPPMYRMLIDEVEAAVEDKEPYEFTHYLILSKTYQEVESTLTETERKGKKAKADAAMWHFHPEDEVFVKHATAHGSFQFTNEEKAVADSKRAFQEMGVKSHGYLILIEASKWEGAVKAVEQYLSPPQ encoded by the exons ATGGGCAcgaagagagaaagagacgagGCCAAGCCGGCCGAGGATGTCAAGATGGCCGACGACAGCTCCGACGATGAG GACTTTGatgtcgtcaacgtcgactTTGAATGGTTTAACTTTGACCCCGAGATCGACTTCCAGGGCACCAAGACGCTGCTGcgccagctgctcgacgTTGACTCGACGCTCTTCAACATCTCGGGCCTCGCGGACCTCATCCTGTCGCAGCCCACGATTGGATCgaccgtcaaggtcgacaGCAAGGAGAACGATGCGTACGCCCTCACGACGGTGCTCAACATCAAGGAGCACAGCCAGAAGCCCGAAATGGCGGAGCTCGCCAAGTACATCATCGACAAGGCGCAGACCAACGCCGCGCTCGCCCCGGTCCCGCAGGTTatcaacggcggcgcccaggTCGGCCTGGTCATCTCCGAGAGGCTCATCAACATGCCCTCCGAGATCGCGCCGCCAATGTACCGCATGCTgatcgacgaggtcgaggccgccgtcgaggacaaggagccCTACGAGTTCACGCACTACCTGATCCTCTCCAAGACGTACCAAGAGGTTGAGTCGACGCTCACTGAGACGGAGaggaagggcaagaaggccaaggccgacgccgctATGTGGCACTTTCaccccgaggacgaggtaTTTGTCAAGCACGCGACGGCGCACGGCTCGTTCCAGTTCACcaacgaggagaaggcggtgGCGGACAGCAAGCGCGCCTTCCAGGAAATGGGTGTGAAGTCGCATGGCTACCTGATCCTGATCGAGGCCAGCAAGTGGGAGGGCGCGGTCAAGGCGGTAGAGCAGTACCTGAGCCCGCCGCAATAG
- a CDS encoding Putative chorismate mutase, AroQ class, eukaryotic type, chorismate mutase type II superfamily gives MRFSLQPEVQPPVSHQNNSIALVYDYPSGFQSIDDEMDSLIDLSDPSKALDLSRIRYQLIRLEDTITFHLIERAQFAHNKTIYVPGALNIPNSDLSFMDWYLREQEKLQSIIRRYDSPDEYPFFPEAIQKQILKPLHYPRILHPNDVNVNSQIKDFYVDKLLPALCPDFGREDRGESQENYGSSATCDIACLQALSRRIHFGKFVAESKFQSDPEKYTRLIKAEDRDGIADAITNAAVEKKVLERLRLKVLTYGTDPSIGAGPENQAKIDADAVVAMYKDFVIPLTKEVEVEYLMQRLEPIE, from the exons TACGATTACCCATCAGGCTTCCAATCAATTGACGACGAAATGGACTCTCTCATCGACTTATCCGACCCCTCCAAGGCCCTGGACCTGTCCCGCATCCGGTACCAGTTGAT CCGTCTGGAGGACACCATCACCTTCCACCTGATCGAGCGAGCCCAGTTTGCGCACAACAAAACCATCTACGTACCCGGTGCACTCAACATCCCCAACAGCGACCTGAGCTTCATGGACTGGTACCTCCGCGAACAGGAGAAGCTGCAGTCCATCATCCGCCGCTACGACTCGCCCGACGAGTACCCCTTCTTCCCCGAGGCCATTCAGAAGCAGATTCTCAAGCCTCTGCATTATCCGCGCATTCTGCACCCCAAcgacgtcaacgtcaacagCCAGATCAAGGACTTCTACGTCGACAAGCTCCTCCCCGCACTCTGCCCCGATTTCGGCCGCGAGGACCGCGGTGAGTCCCAGGAGAACTAcggctcctccgccacctgCGACATCGCCTGCCTGCAGGCCCTTTCGCGCAGGATACACTTTGGAAAGTTTGTCGCCGAGTCCAAGTTTCAGTCCGACCCGGAAAAGTACACCAGGctcatcaaggccgaggaccgCGACGGtatcgccgacgccatcaccaacgccgccgtcgaaaAGAAGGTCCTTGAGCGCCTCCGCCTCAAGGTCCTCACCTACGGCACTGACCCTTCCATCGGAGCCGGCCCCGAAAACCAGGCCAAGattgacgccgacgccgtcgttgCCATGTACAAGGACTTTGTGATACCCCTGACCAAGGAAGTCGAAGTTGAGTACCTCATGCAGAGGTTAGAGCCCATAGAGTAG